One window of the Pseudofrankia sp. DC12 genome contains the following:
- a CDS encoding NB-ARC domain-containing protein yields MPDRFVPRPDLLASARALVTLAPERSGPSSGAAPTRSERVVGLVGMGGAGKSTLARALLADAAVQETYPDGLLWVSVGQNPDLASALGHVSSALGDPDPVTDLAAGRERLRRLLGAGRRLLVLDNVWDADVTRAFDLGVPGVRVLATTRNRDVLPDDALVTEVGTVDDRLGRAVLASHAGVAAAQLPPEAGDVLAGCGGLVLALAVAGGMVADGTSWADVADRLRRADLAALRTRFAGYPYPDLLRALDAGVAALPGDGQDRYRELAVFSGRGPVPTEAVVCLWRATAGLGEVAGKELLNRLGRCSLVALDGGTVALHDLAFELVRASLRPEQLRELHGLFAGAFLTDWGGLTDGLALLRARDAIGQPDRYALGELVGHLVEAGRDEEVHALLATQWPGPGGTAENAWFALHERADLPGGYLADIRAAWARAAVPPDAAPASPQRTPPPDGATASDAEQARRLVLTLRYALIHGSVVSRADSLPRPLLRRLVEAGRWPADRALAYARSLTSATSQAAALAAVVPFLPVGRQGAVLDEAWETVATGVDARSRVAALASIGAVLSTDRWSALITEAIGSGLAILDPQDRATELARLASHLPPERRSEATAAALGALATVDDEFQRVHILGTLAPALTVEQLPAALDLTLGIDGAFSRSRALAELAERLPASLLPAAWAALPETPRWSEDARALVALARHLPAPEGAAALARAWVACPRITTHARAPVMAVLAPHLPAADRTAAIAEAWRVAAEVPPAANDTVRASVIAALAPHLTGGLLAEAVEVATTVEEDQYRTEALTALASHVTGAFADRLLAGAATLRHPGRAVAELAPYLPERLLPRARAIVQTVDSPQRRAEVLTGLAPQLPPVPRATVLAAALDAAGAVEAPRARAFALAKLAPQLDETSIGRALALARTIDEPGARVKALTGLLPRLPAHRQAEALREAWDLGQLTAWPGRAEMLVDLAPHLPDDLLATAVAGLPAPELPFGAMLALAALAERLDVAARRAALLPRLDLAQDPYYATVLLVAAGTALTEAERLDRFTAVLDALTDGPLAVVTLEKIGAGLPAELFGRAVEIASSGKHRWGPAQALGGLAPYLPDAVVRGALAATLSLSHAGTRGRALAALAPRLPAELIRQAFAATLAIDSHAGRAEALVGLAAYLPDDLLPAAAEAARPDSSLRAARAVAAAARDPRSADWDQFRAATLADLARCGRGDVIEFLPTMLRAAPDGTSPAAAAATVDAVTDVMRWWP; encoded by the coding sequence ATGCCAGACAGATTCGTGCCGCGGCCGGATCTGCTGGCCAGTGCCCGAGCCCTGGTGACCCTTGCTCCCGAGCGCTCGGGCCCGAGCTCGGGTGCAGCGCCCACCCGCTCCGAGCGGGTGGTCGGCCTGGTAGGGATGGGCGGAGCGGGCAAGTCGACGCTCGCTCGCGCGCTGCTGGCCGACGCGGCCGTCCAGGAGACGTATCCCGATGGGTTGCTGTGGGTGAGCGTCGGCCAGAATCCCGACCTGGCCTCTGCCCTCGGTCACGTCTCCTCGGCGCTCGGCGACCCGGACCCGGTCACCGACCTCGCCGCCGGCCGGGAGCGGCTGCGCCGGCTGCTCGGGGCCGGCCGACGGCTGCTGGTTCTCGACAACGTGTGGGACGCCGACGTGACGCGGGCGTTCGACCTGGGCGTTCCCGGCGTCCGCGTCCTCGCGACCACCCGCAACCGCGACGTGCTGCCCGACGACGCCCTGGTCACCGAGGTCGGGACCGTCGACGACAGGCTCGGCCGCGCCGTCCTCGCCAGCCATGCGGGGGTCGCCGCCGCCCAGCTGCCCCCCGAGGCGGGCGACGTGCTGGCCGGCTGCGGCGGCCTGGTGCTCGCGTTGGCGGTGGCCGGTGGCATGGTCGCCGACGGCACGAGCTGGGCCGACGTCGCGGACCGGCTCCGGCGGGCGGACCTCGCCGCCCTGAGGACGAGGTTCGCCGGTTACCCCTACCCCGACCTTCTGCGGGCGCTCGACGCGGGCGTGGCCGCGCTGCCCGGCGACGGCCAGGACCGCTACCGGGAGCTCGCCGTGTTCTCCGGGCGGGGGCCCGTCCCGACGGAGGCCGTCGTCTGCCTGTGGCGGGCCACCGCGGGGCTCGGCGAGGTGGCCGGCAAGGAGCTGCTCAACCGGCTGGGGCGCTGCTCGCTCGTCGCGCTCGACGGGGGCACCGTGGCGTTGCACGACCTGGCTTTCGAGCTTGTGCGCGCCAGCCTTCGCCCGGAGCAGCTCCGGGAGCTGCACGGCCTGTTCGCCGGCGCGTTCCTGACCGACTGGGGTGGGCTGACGGACGGTCTCGCCCTGCTGCGCGCCCGCGACGCGATCGGCCAGCCTGACCGGTACGCGCTGGGCGAGCTGGTCGGTCACCTCGTCGAGGCCGGTCGCGACGAGGAGGTGCACGCGCTGCTCGCGACGCAGTGGCCCGGGCCGGGCGGGACCGCCGAGAACGCCTGGTTCGCGCTGCACGAACGGGCCGACCTGCCGGGCGGCTACCTCGCGGACATCCGCGCCGCCTGGGCTCGGGCCGCCGTGCCCCCGGACGCCGCACCGGCGTCCCCGCAGCGGACGCCGCCTCCGGACGGGGCAACGGCCTCGGACGCGGAGCAGGCCCGCCGCCTGGTGCTCACGCTGCGGTACGCGCTGATCCACGGCTCCGTCGTCAGCCGGGCCGACAGCCTCCCGCGCCCGCTGCTGCGCCGGCTGGTCGAGGCTGGACGCTGGCCGGCCGACCGGGCGCTGGCCTACGCCCGGTCACTGACCTCGGCGACCAGCCAGGCGGCGGCCCTGGCCGCGGTCGTGCCCTTCCTGCCGGTGGGCCGGCAGGGCGCCGTGCTGGACGAGGCCTGGGAGACCGTGGCGACCGGTGTCGACGCGCGGAGCAGAGTGGCCGCGCTGGCGTCGATCGGCGCGGTCCTCTCCACGGACCGGTGGTCCGCCCTGATCACTGAGGCAATCGGCAGCGGCCTGGCGATCCTCGACCCGCAGGACCGGGCGACCGAGCTGGCCCGGCTCGCATCCCACCTCCCGCCGGAACGGCGCTCGGAGGCCACCGCCGCCGCGCTGGGGGCCCTCGCGACCGTCGACGACGAATTCCAGCGTGTGCACATCCTCGGAACGCTGGCCCCCGCGCTGACCGTCGAGCAGCTGCCCGCCGCGCTCGACCTCACGCTCGGCATCGACGGCGCGTTCAGCCGGTCCCGGGCACTCGCCGAGCTCGCCGAACGGCTCCCCGCCAGCCTCCTGCCCGCCGCGTGGGCCGCGCTGCCGGAGACGCCGAGGTGGAGCGAGGACGCGCGAGCGCTGGTCGCGCTGGCCCGTCACCTGCCGGCGCCAGAAGGCGCGGCGGCCCTGGCCCGGGCCTGGGTCGCCTGCCCTCGGATCACCACCCACGCGCGGGCGCCCGTCATGGCGGTCCTCGCGCCCCACCTACCGGCGGCGGATCGGACGGCGGCCATCGCCGAGGCGTGGCGAGTCGCCGCCGAGGTGCCACCCGCCGCGAACGACACCGTCCGGGCCTCGGTCATCGCGGCGCTGGCCCCGCATCTCACCGGCGGCCTGCTCGCCGAGGCCGTCGAGGTCGCCACGACCGTCGAAGAGGACCAGTACCGCACCGAGGCGCTGACCGCGCTGGCCTCACACGTGACCGGAGCCTTCGCGGACCGGCTGCTCGCCGGCGCCGCGACCCTGCGCCACCCGGGCCGAGCCGTCGCCGAGCTGGCCCCCTATCTGCCCGAACGCCTGCTGCCCAGGGCCAGGGCCATCGTCCAGACGGTCGACTCGCCGCAGCGGCGCGCGGAGGTCCTGACCGGGCTCGCGCCCCAGCTGCCCCCCGTCCCGCGCGCGACCGTGCTGGCAGCGGCGCTGGACGCCGCCGGCGCCGTCGAGGCGCCCAGGGCGCGTGCGTTCGCCCTGGCGAAGCTGGCGCCCCAGCTGGACGAGACGTCGATCGGGCGGGCCCTCGCCCTGGCGCGAACGATCGACGAACCCGGCGCGCGGGTGAAGGCCCTGACCGGGCTGCTGCCCCGCCTTCCGGCCCACCGCCAGGCCGAGGCGCTCCGCGAGGCCTGGGACCTCGGGCAGCTCACCGCATGGCCGGGACGTGCGGAGATGCTCGTGGATCTCGCCCCGCACCTGCCCGACGACCTCCTCGCCACGGCGGTGGCGGGCCTGCCGGCGCCCGAGCTGCCGTTCGGGGCGATGCTCGCGCTCGCCGCCCTGGCCGAACGGCTGGACGTCGCCGCCCGCCGCGCCGCCCTGCTGCCCCGCCTCGACCTGGCACAGGACCCGTACTACGCGACTGTTCTGCTGGTCGCGGCCGGGACAGCGCTCACCGAGGCAGAACGCCTCGACCGGTTCACCGCCGTGTTGGACGCCCTGACCGACGGGCCGCTGGCGGTGGTCACCCTGGAGAAGATCGGAGCGGGGCTGCCCGCGGAGTTGTTCGGCCGGGCCGTCGAGATCGCCTCCAGCGGCAAGCACCGCTGGGGGCCGGCCCAGGCGCTGGGGGGGCTGGCGCCGTACCTGCCCGACGCCGTGGTCCGGGGCGCGCTGGCGGCAACGCTGTCGCTCAGTCATGCCGGGACGCGGGGCCGCGCGCTCGCCGCGCTCGCGCCCAGGCTGCCGGCCGAGCTCATTCGACAGGCCTTCGCCGCGACGCTCGCGATCGACAGCCACGCCGGCCGAGCGGAGGCCCTCGTCGGCCTCGCCGCGTACCTTCCCGACGACCTGCTGCCCGCCGCGGCCGAGGCCGCCCGGCCGGACTCCTCGCTGCGAGCCGCGCGGGCGGTCGCGGCAGCGGCCCGCGACCCTCGCTCGGCCGACTGGGACCAGTTCCGCGCCGCCACGCTCGCGGACCTGGCCCGCTGCGGCCGCGGCGACGTCATCGAGTTCCTCCCGACGATGCTGCGCGCCGCGCCGGACGGCACCAGCCCGGCCGCCGCGGCGGCCACCGTCGACGCCGTGACGGACGTGATGCGGTGGTGGCCATAG
- the yaaA gene encoding peroxide stress protein YaaA has translation MRILLPPSEAKTPGGDGPALRVTGFGDGPIAAARIEVAQAVAAFCHRDPATAIVALRLPASRAETDLATNAAILDAPTMPALDRFAGVLYEALAAATMPPAARAVADRALFVSNGAFGLVNAAEPVPDHRVGMAAAVPGLGGRATPTVLATFWRTRLARFLPDLLVCAPTPAAGAPAAAPESLTATPPAEAAVGEHLIVDLRSSAYATVPTLSGPIRSSALPVRALTEKLLDGHWVRRPLSYQAKQTKGLLARALLLADAAGRPVKTVDDVAEAAESAGLVAEPRGTAAAPTLDVITRWDPAGRYGGKTPRSLVAAARAAGHLDANAAR, from the coding sequence GTGCGGATCCTGCTGCCGCCGAGCGAGGCGAAGACACCGGGGGGTGACGGGCCGGCGCTGCGGGTGACCGGTTTTGGCGACGGCCCGATCGCGGCCGCCCGTATCGAGGTGGCCCAGGCCGTCGCCGCGTTCTGTCACCGCGATCCTGCCACGGCGATCGTCGCGCTTCGGCTGCCAGCCTCGCGCGCCGAGACGGACCTGGCCACCAACGCCGCGATCCTGGACGCCCCGACGATGCCCGCTCTCGACCGGTTCGCGGGCGTGCTCTACGAGGCCTTGGCCGCGGCGACGATGCCGCCCGCCGCCCGGGCCGTGGCCGACCGTGCCCTTTTCGTCTCCAACGGCGCGTTCGGCCTGGTAAACGCCGCCGAACCGGTACCCGACCACCGGGTGGGCATGGCGGCGGCGGTCCCCGGCCTCGGCGGCCGCGCCACGCCGACCGTGCTCGCGACCTTCTGGCGCACCCGGCTCGCCCGGTTCCTGCCCGACCTGCTCGTCTGCGCCCCGACGCCCGCCGCCGGAGCCCCCGCCGCGGCACCCGAGAGCCTGACCGCCACCCCGCCGGCCGAGGCCGCCGTCGGCGAGCACCTCATCGTGGACCTGCGCTCGTCGGCCTATGCGACCGTACCCACGCTTTCCGGACCGATCCGGTCAAGCGCCCTGCCTGTACGCGCGCTGACCGAGAAGCTCCTCGACGGGCACTGGGTGCGCCGCCCGCTCAGCTACCAGGCGAAGCAGACGAAGGGCCTGCTGGCCAGAGCGCTACTGCTCGCCGACGCGGCTGGCCGCCCGGTCAAGACCGTCGACGACGTGGCCGAGGCTGCCGAGTCCGCCGGGCTGGTCGCCGAGCCGCGCGGCACCGCCGCCGCGCCCACCCTCGACGTCATCACCCGCTGGGACCCGGCCGGCCGATATGGGGGAAAGACGCCGCGCTCGCTGGTGGCGGCAGCCCGGGCGGCCGGTCACCTGGACGCGAACGCGGCGCGGTAG
- a CDS encoding CDGSH iron-sulfur domain-containing protein — protein MTQDRLRATITVCTDGPLLVRGDFELRDLSTGRPVDARRAVIALCRCGRSEIKPFCDGSHVPPRRPPDRTVEPHSPQS, from the coding sequence GTGACGCAGGACCGGCTACGGGCGACCATCACCGTGTGCACCGACGGACCCCTGTTGGTCAGGGGCGATTTCGAGCTCCGTGACCTGTCCACCGGGCGACCAGTGGACGCTCGGCGCGCCGTGATCGCGCTGTGCCGATGCGGCAGGTCGGAGATCAAGCCGTTCTGCGACGGTTCCCACGTCCCGCCACGCCGCCCACCGGACCGGACGGTGGAGCCGCACTCGCCGCAGTCGTGA
- a CDS encoding iron-containing redox enzyme family protein — translation MTAVFLPQPRGPLSGALFPLLLGPPADLPPAAHDLAAPDRRSAHLDDDLQISLFTCYALHYRGFADVDPAWEWHPPLLAVRAMLEQRFERCLRGCVEPPAEIAPDQLPKYLLDLGAPRSGPSLAQHMWQSASLDHFREFAIHRSLYNLMEADPHTWAIPRLPGRAKCALVEIQADEYGNGIPGRLHSELFAKMMAALGLDNCYGRYVEQIPATSLALVNAVSMFGLHGRLRGALVGNLAMSEIGSSHGNRCFSKGLERLAAGGAARLFFDEHVEADAVHEQIAAYDLCGSFVADCPDELPDVLFGAMASRELKRCSNTVMVDCWAQGRSSLRQDPGLR, via the coding sequence GTGACGGCGGTGTTCCTTCCACAGCCGCGAGGTCCCCTCAGCGGCGCGCTGTTTCCCCTGCTGCTCGGCCCCCCTGCCGATCTTCCGCCGGCAGCCCACGACCTGGCGGCGCCGGATCGGCGGAGCGCCCACCTGGATGACGACCTGCAGATCTCCCTGTTTACCTGCTACGCCCTGCACTATCGCGGCTTCGCCGACGTCGACCCTGCCTGGGAATGGCATCCTCCGCTCCTCGCGGTCCGGGCCATGTTGGAGCAGCGGTTCGAGCGTTGCCTCAGAGGATGCGTCGAGCCTCCGGCCGAGATCGCTCCCGACCAGCTGCCGAAGTATCTGCTGGATCTAGGCGCGCCGCGCAGCGGACCGTCGCTGGCTCAGCACATGTGGCAGTCCGCCTCGCTCGACCACTTCCGGGAGTTCGCCATCCATCGCTCTCTCTACAATCTGATGGAGGCGGATCCGCACACGTGGGCGATTCCGAGGCTCCCGGGTCGCGCCAAGTGCGCCTTGGTAGAGATTCAGGCGGACGAGTACGGCAATGGTATTCCGGGGCGCCTGCACAGCGAGCTCTTCGCGAAGATGATGGCCGCGCTGGGTCTCGACAACTGCTATGGGCGCTACGTCGAACAGATCCCGGCCACCTCGCTCGCGTTGGTGAACGCCGTGTCGATGTTCGGCCTGCACGGCCGACTCCGCGGCGCTCTGGTGGGCAACCTGGCCATGTCGGAGATCGGCTCGTCCCATGGCAACCGCTGCTTCAGCAAAGGGCTGGAACGGCTGGCCGCGGGCGGCGCCGCCCGGCTCTTCTTCGACGAGCATGTTGAGGCAGACGCCGTCCACGAACAGATCGCCGCCTACGATCTCTGCGGCTCCTTCGTCGCCGACTGTCCCGACGAACTGCCCGACGTCCTGTTCGGCGCGATGGCCTCGCGGGAGCTCAAGCGGTGCTCCAACACCGTCATGGTGGACTGCTGGGCCCAAGGCCGCAGCTCGCTACGGCAGGACCCAGGCCTCCGGTGA
- a CDS encoding glyoxalase, with amino-acid sequence MPFIDSVTLEVADPAAATAFYDTTFGLGDELRVRGSDARTDGFRGFTLSLTVSQPANADSLFEAALAAGATALKPAAKSFWGYGGVLRAPDGTIWKIATSAKKDSGPASREVDELVLLLGVSDVGASKRFYVEHGLAVAKSFGPMYVQFDTPSSPVKLGLYRHKALAKDAGVSPDGTGSHRLVIGGDAGAFTDPDGFVWEGSPALETRLSGSPLNHAAVD; translated from the coding sequence ATGCCTTTCATCGACTCCGTCACCCTTGAGGTGGCCGACCCCGCCGCCGCGACCGCCTTCTACGACACCACCTTCGGTCTGGGCGACGAGCTGCGCGTCCGCGGCTCGGACGCGCGGACCGACGGCTTCCGCGGCTTCACCCTCTCGCTCACCGTGTCCCAGCCCGCCAACGCCGACAGCCTCTTCGAGGCGGCGCTAGCCGCCGGCGCGACCGCGCTGAAGCCTGCCGCCAAGTCCTTCTGGGGTTACGGCGGCGTCCTGCGGGCGCCGGACGGGACGATCTGGAAGATCGCGACATCGGCGAAGAAGGACTCCGGCCCGGCCAGCCGGGAGGTCGACGAGCTGGTGCTACTGCTCGGGGTGTCCGACGTGGGCGCGAGCAAGCGGTTCTACGTCGAGCACGGCCTCGCGGTGGCGAAGAGCTTCGGCCCCATGTACGTCCAGTTCGACACCCCGTCCAGTCCCGTCAAGCTGGGGCTCTACCGGCACAAGGCCCTCGCCAAGGACGCCGGCGTCTCGCCCGACGGGACCGGCTCGCACCGGCTCGTGATCGGCGGCGACGCCGGCGCCTTCACCGACCCGGACGGGTTCGTGTGGGAGGGCTCGCCTGCCCTCGAGACCCGGCTGTCGGGCAGCCCGCTGAACCACGCCGCGGTCGACTGA
- a CDS encoding pyridoxal-dependent decarboxylase — translation MDREDDQDLLRAAAELALEYATTVDDRPATPDAAALAGLAAFDEPLPAAGEPAAATLKLLHAAGSPATMASAGARYFGFVIGATLPAALGASWLTSAWDQNAALPAMSPVAARLHEVTRGWLLDVLGLPAGTGVAYVTGATMANAASLAAARDALLGRLGWDAQADGLFGAPAFDVVIGAAAHSTLRKSLGLVGLGRSRVHIVPADDQGRLRADLLPDLPGPVLVCAQAGEVNTGAFDPFDEIADWLARRPAEVKGWLHVDGAFGLWALADPSRRDRLCTGLDRADSWATDGHKWLNVTYDCGIAFVRDPAHLRTTFTAAAGYTPMGDTFDAMHHTPQSSQRARQVEVWAALRTLGRAGAADLVARCCDAAATIARRVEGELTVVNDVVLNQVLLRIDGPDGPDAAATSALIAEIQADGRIWCGGTQWDGAPALRVSVSSWKTGPDDAAFAADVILACAARVRAAA, via the coding sequence GTGGACCGAGAAGACGACCAGGACCTGCTGCGCGCCGCCGCCGAGCTGGCGCTGGAGTACGCCACCACCGTCGACGACCGGCCGGCGACGCCGGACGCGGCGGCGCTCGCCGGGCTGGCCGCGTTCGACGAGCCGCTGCCCGCGGCCGGCGAGCCCGCGGCCGCGACGCTGAAGCTGCTGCACGCCGCCGGTAGTCCGGCCACGATGGCCTCCGCGGGCGCCCGCTACTTCGGGTTCGTGATCGGCGCGACGCTGCCCGCCGCACTCGGCGCCTCCTGGCTCACCAGCGCCTGGGACCAGAACGCGGCTCTGCCCGCGATGTCCCCGGTCGCCGCCAGGCTGCACGAGGTGACCCGGGGCTGGCTGCTCGACGTCCTCGGCCTGCCGGCCGGGACCGGCGTCGCCTACGTCACCGGCGCGACGATGGCGAACGCGGCGAGCCTGGCCGCCGCCCGCGACGCGCTGCTCGGCCGGCTCGGCTGGGACGCCCAGGCCGACGGCCTGTTCGGCGCACCGGCGTTCGACGTCGTCATCGGCGCGGCCGCCCACTCGACGCTGCGCAAGTCGCTCGGCCTCGTCGGGCTGGGGCGGTCCCGGGTGCACATCGTCCCGGCCGACGACCAGGGCCGGCTGCGGGCTGACCTGCTGCCCGACCTGCCCGGCCCGGTGCTGGTGTGCGCCCAGGCCGGCGAGGTGAACACCGGGGCCTTCGACCCGTTCGACGAGATCGCCGACTGGCTGGCCCGCCGCCCGGCCGAGGTGAAGGGCTGGCTGCACGTCGACGGCGCGTTCGGCCTGTGGGCGCTGGCCGACCCGTCCCGCCGCGACCGGCTGTGCACCGGGCTCGACCGGGCCGACTCGTGGGCCACCGACGGCCACAAGTGGCTCAACGTCACCTACGACTGCGGCATCGCCTTCGTCCGGGACCCCGCGCATCTGCGGACCACGTTCACCGCGGCGGCCGGCTACACGCCGATGGGCGACACGTTCGACGCCATGCACCACACGCCGCAGTCCTCGCAGCGGGCGCGTCAGGTCGAGGTGTGGGCGGCACTGCGCACCCTGGGCCGGGCCGGGGCCGCCGACCTGGTCGCCCGCTGCTGCGACGCCGCCGCCACGATCGCCCGCCGGGTCGAGGGCGAGCTGACCGTCGTCAACGACGTCGTCCTCAACCAGGTCCTGCTGCGCATCGATGGCCCCGACGGTCCCGACGCGGCGGCCACGTCGGCGCTGATCGCCGAGATCCAGGCCGACGGCCGGATCTGGTGCGGCGGCACCCAGTGGGACGGCGCGCCCGCGCTGCGGGTCAGCGTCTCGTCCTGGAAGACCGGCCCCGACGACGCCGCCTTCGCAGCCGACGTCATCCTCGCCTGCGCCGCCCGGGTCCGCGCCGCGGCCTGA
- a CDS encoding cysteine synthase family protein, translated as MPPAPLDTEALVEGAKLMNALGVGGTPLLDLSHLVTRGRLLMKAEFRNPFGSAKDRTACYLLAWARGIGGPGVQMVESTSGNLGIALAALGRVLGFQPIVIVDTTVSERQRQRIIDAGARLELVRKPRPGCDMRQTRIALASELGAREGHIWLNQYGNDAGLRAHRETTGPEIWAQSGGLIDTVVAPVSTGGTICGVGQWLKTLRADLQVVGVEPEGSSIFGGHYEPSFLIAGAGMRGPCLLTVAHGSVIDRYAKVADSVSAAYAVHLRQECGLPVGLSTGAALSVAIQLAEEENRSVVVVAPDTSVGFRAEIDAMAGRTPDTRALPRAALATTADIAWGALYEKENAT; from the coding sequence GTGCCACCCGCTCCGCTGGACACCGAGGCTCTGGTAGAGGGCGCGAAACTGATGAACGCCCTCGGTGTCGGCGGCACCCCGTTGCTGGACCTGTCTCACCTGGTGACCAGGGGGAGGCTCCTGATGAAGGCGGAGTTCCGTAACCCGTTCGGCAGCGCCAAGGACAGGACCGCCTGCTACCTGCTGGCCTGGGCCAGAGGCATCGGCGGGCCGGGCGTTCAGATGGTCGAGAGCACCTCCGGCAATCTCGGCATCGCGCTGGCCGCTCTGGGGAGGGTCCTGGGCTTTCAGCCGATCGTCATCGTCGACACCACCGTCTCCGAGCGCCAGCGCCAGCGAATCATCGACGCTGGGGCTCGTCTGGAGCTGGTGCGGAAACCTCGGCCAGGGTGTGACATGCGACAGACGAGGATCGCGCTGGCGAGCGAACTCGGTGCCCGCGAGGGCCATATCTGGCTCAACCAGTACGGCAACGACGCGGGTCTGCGGGCGCACCGTGAGACCACCGGCCCGGAGATCTGGGCCCAGAGCGGCGGTCTGATCGACACCGTCGTCGCCCCGGTCTCGACCGGCGGCACCATCTGCGGCGTGGGCCAGTGGCTCAAGACGCTCCGAGCCGACCTCCAGGTCGTCGGCGTGGAGCCGGAAGGGTCCTCCATCTTCGGCGGCCACTATGAGCCCTCCTTCCTCATCGCTGGAGCCGGGATGCGCGGGCCCTGCCTGTTGACCGTCGCCCACGGCTCGGTCATCGACCGCTACGCCAAGGTCGCCGACTCCGTCTCCGCCGCCTACGCCGTCCACCTGCGTCAGGAGTGCGGCCTCCCGGTCGGCCTGTCCACCGGAGCCGCCCTGTCGGTGGCGATCCAACTGGCCGAGGAGGAGAACCGATCGGTGGTCGTCGTCGCGCCCGACACCTCCGTCGGATTCAGGGCGGAGATCGACGCCATGGCCGGCCGTACGCCCGACACCCGAGCGCTGCCCAGAGCGGCGCTGGCGACCACGGCCGACATCGCCTGGGGCGCACTCTACGAGAAGGAGAACGCGACATGA